A genomic stretch from Bradyrhizobium quebecense includes:
- a CDS encoding DUF1801 domain-containing protein has product MTASERIDQMIEDLTDWRGKTLASLRKSILAADSEIIEEWKWMGSPVWSRDGIIAVGNAHKGKVKLTFMYGAQLPDPDKLFNTGFEGNVRRAIDLFEGDKINDRALKALIHAAIELNQAKSSKTAKKPAKKAAAGARATAKKKA; this is encoded by the coding sequence ATGACGGCATCGGAACGTATCGACCAGATGATCGAGGATCTCACCGACTGGCGCGGCAAGACGCTCGCCAGCCTGCGCAAGAGCATCCTCGCCGCCGACTCGGAAATCATCGAGGAATGGAAGTGGATGGGCAGCCCGGTGTGGTCGCGCGACGGCATCATCGCGGTCGGCAACGCCCACAAGGGCAAGGTGAAGCTGACCTTCATGTATGGCGCGCAACTTCCCGACCCCGACAAGCTGTTCAACACCGGCTTCGAAGGCAACGTGCGGCGCGCGATCGATCTGTTCGAGGGCGACAAGATCAACGACCGCGCGCTGAAGGCCCTGATCCATGCTGCGATCGAGCTCAACCAGGCCAAATCCAGCAAAACTGCGAAGAAGCCTGCAAAGAAGGCGGCCGCGGGCGCTCGCGCAACCGCGAAGAAGAAGGCATGA